The following proteins come from a genomic window of Acetivibrio cellulolyticus CD2:
- a CDS encoding IS110 family transposase — MYPDLPKTDDIDAWIIAEHLRFGRINKEVYMDERYKALQKLTRARFHTVQNLSREKTGSLIICF; from the coding sequence ATGTATCCTGACCTTCCAAAAACCGATGATATAGATGCCTGGATTATAGCAGAACATCTGCGTTTTGGTCGTATAAACAAGGAGGTCTACATGGACGAAAGATATAAAGCATTGCAAAAGCTTACGCGAGCTAGATTTCATACTGTTCAAAACCTTTCAAGAGAGAAAACTGGTTCCTTAATAATTTGTTTCTGA
- the fabF gene encoding beta-ketoacyl-ACP synthase II: MQRRVVITGVGVVSSLGIGADRFWQSIKSGKCGISVVERIDVSDLPTKVGSEIKDFSPSDFIDKKEVKRMDKFSQYAIAAAQLAVENSKLDINKVNNERMGVIIGSGIGGIETLENQYSVLLEKGPGRVSPFFVPMMIPNMASGNVGIKFGAKGFTECVVTACASSTNSIGDAFKVIQRGDADVMISGGTEAPITRLTYAGFCASKTMSTDEDPLTCCKPFDLNRNGFIMGEGAGILILEEYHHAVNRGADIIAEIVGYGCTNDAYHITAPAEGGEGGARCMRLAIEDAGIKPSDIGYINAHGTSTQLNDKNETAAIKSVFGEHAYKLAVSSTKSMTGHLLGGAGAIEAIITALSLKEGFLPPTINYKTPDPQCDLDYVPNIGRKADITYALSNSFGFGGHNATLTLKAFKE, encoded by the coding sequence ATGCAAAGACGAGTAGTTATTACAGGTGTAGGGGTTGTTTCATCGCTTGGAATCGGTGCGGACAGATTCTGGCAGTCTATAAAAAGTGGCAAGTGCGGTATCAGCGTAGTTGAGAGAATAGATGTATCTGATCTTCCAACCAAAGTTGGCTCAGAAATTAAGGACTTTAGCCCAAGTGATTTTATTGATAAAAAAGAAGTTAAACGAATGGATAAATTCTCTCAGTATGCCATAGCAGCAGCTCAATTGGCAGTTGAGAATTCAAAACTGGATATTAATAAAGTAAATAATGAACGGATGGGGGTAATAATCGGTTCAGGAATAGGTGGCATTGAAACTCTGGAAAATCAGTATAGTGTTCTTCTTGAAAAGGGCCCCGGAAGAGTAAGTCCGTTTTTTGTTCCAATGATGATACCTAATATGGCATCGGGAAATGTAGGAATTAAATTTGGTGCTAAAGGTTTTACTGAATGTGTAGTTACTGCGTGTGCTTCGTCTACAAATTCTATTGGAGATGCCTTTAAAGTTATCCAACGTGGTGATGCCGATGTAATGATATCAGGAGGTACCGAGGCTCCAATTACAAGATTGACCTACGCAGGTTTTTGTGCAAGTAAAACAATGTCAACAGACGAAGATCCACTGACTTGTTGCAAGCCTTTTGACCTTAACAGGAATGGTTTTATCATGGGTGAAGGTGCTGGAATTTTAATACTTGAAGAGTATCATCATGCTGTTAACAGAGGTGCGGATATAATTGCTGAAATAGTAGGCTATGGCTGTACAAACGATGCTTACCACATCACCGCGCCAGCAGAAGGCGGAGAAGGCGGTGCAAGGTGCATGAGACTTGCAATTGAGGATGCAGGTATAAAACCTTCAGATATTGGATACATCAATGCTCATGGAACTTCAACCCAATTAAATGATAAAAACGAAACTGCAGCTATAAAATCAGTATTTGGCGAACATGCATATAAGCTTGCCGTAAGTTCCACCAAATCAATGACAGGCCACCTCCTTGGAGGCGCCGGAGCTATAGAAGCCATTATTACTGCGCTTTCACTAAAAGAAGGCTTTTTGCCTCCTACCATAAATTACAAGACCCCCGACCCCCAATGTGATCTGGACTATGTGCCAAATATCGGCAGGAAAGCAGATATTACCTACGCTCTATCAAATTCATTTGGATTCGGTGGTCACAATGCAACACTTACCTTAAAGGCTTTTAAAGAGTAA
- a CDS encoding sensor histidine kinase — translation MYRIIQELVNNAANHSKATEVDIMLRQDKNVITIYYHDNGIGMDLDEEIDISRHLGFHGIKERIRLLDGSFSCCSEVGEGLELSCQFPIKMAAGF, via the coding sequence GTGTACAGGATAATCCAAGAATTGGTAAATAATGCAGCTAATCATTCTAAGGCTACGGAAGTTGATATAATGCTTCGGCAGGACAAGAATGTGATTACCATTTACTATCATGATAATGGTATTGGCATGGATTTAGACGAAGAAATTGATATCAGCAGGCATTTGGGCTTCCATGGTATCAAAGAGAGAATTCGTCTATTGGACGGAAGTTTCTCTTGCTGCTCGGAAGTTGGGGAAGGGCTTGAATTGTCATGCCAATTTCCAATTAAGATGGCTGCCGGTTTTTGA
- a CDS encoding transposase — translation MRNKLNLFPNPLTSIKGIGPVYSAGIIAEIGDIHRFKDHAALAKFAGISWTKHQSGNFTASNTKLIKFGNRYLRYYFMEATNKVRLHDHELKRFYELKYSQTPKTAHKRALALTARKFVRLVYALLHSNRLYIPPKGD, via the coding sequence TTGAGGAACAAATTAAACTTATTCCCTAATCCTTTAACCTCTATCAAAGGAATCGGCCCTGTATACTCTGCCGGAATAATAGCAGAAATTGGTGATATTCATCGTTTCAAAGATCATGCTGCATTAGCTAAATTTGCGGGTATTTCCTGGACAAAACACCAATCAGGAAACTTTACGGCTTCAAATACTAAATTAATTAAGTTTGGTAACCGTTATTTGCGTTACTACTTCATGGAAGCAACTAACAAAGTGAGATTGCACGATCACGAGTTAAAACGCTTCTATGAATTAAAATATAGCCAAACCCCAAAAACAGCTCATAAAAGGGCACTTGCATTAACTGCCAGAAAATTCGTTCGACTTGTCTATGCACTGCTGCATAGCAATCGACTTTATATTCCACCAAAAGGAGATTAA
- a CDS encoding response regulator transcription factor has protein sequence MINVLMVDDHKAILAGTKMLLESHNMKVTACHSGIAALEILNTEAFDVMIYDLKMPDMNGLELTKKTLEIYPDATIIILSGEDITENFDILIKSGVSSIIDKSCNDNQLITGIMMAQEKMMLLPLELIRKLNLEKPSIQQEDDSLEEPLTELELDILQQAAIGKTNKEIADKLQMVQRNVEYHLSHIYKKLKVTSRIYAIRKGVRLNLIKGS, from the coding sequence ATGATTAATGTATTAATGGTAGACGACCATAAGGCAATTTTAGCAGGAACAAAAATGCTGCTTGAAAGTCACAACATGAAGGTAACAGCTTGCCATTCAGGTATAGCAGCCTTGGAAATTTTAAATACGGAAGCCTTTGATGTTATGATCTATGATCTGAAAATGCCTGATATGAATGGGTTGGAATTAACTAAAAAAACTCTGGAGATTTACCCTGATGCTACTATTATTATATTATCCGGTGAAGACATAACCGAAAACTTTGATATTCTCATAAAGTCGGGCGTTAGCAGTATAATTGATAAGTCCTGTAATGACAATCAACTCATAACAGGTATAATGATGGCTCAAGAGAAAATGATGCTGCTTCCTCTTGAGCTTATAAGAAAACTTAATTTGGAAAAGCCATCAATTCAACAAGAAGATGATAGTCTGGAAGAGCCTTTAACAGAACTTGAACTGGACATCCTTCAACAAGCAGCTATTGGAAAAACAAATAAGGAAATTGCCGATAAACTTCAAATGGTGCAACGCAATGTTGAATACCACTTAAGCCACATTTACAAAAAGCTTAAGGTAACTTCCCGTATTTATGCCATTCGTAAGGGTGTAAGGCTTAATCTAATCAAAGGTTCCTAA
- a CDS encoding TraB/GumN family protein, with protein MNKIVKITAALTAMIMLFSLQINVFAEEQVSSAADQPSSWASEGIKWSKVYGLATDDMQKNYTSSVTREELYSVCESVYEKVTGDQVVTADVKSPFSDTNSDAVLKACAAGILNGSGKFEPQKEATRLDMVTVIYNVIKAAQPDFDFNTSAELAFKDAKTIPEGSRDIVKYAVYKGILKGRSNDTLDLRSSCSRQELIVFAKNAYEFIIYEEGRDSKGAFWKVSDKDSSVYLLGSIHVADWSMYPLSKDILNAYDKADFLAVEANITNEQEVAMYMLQKALYKDDNTLYKNVPKEVYDRFVEAIKPYGIKPEFYNKFKPWYAALLVQNLQITENSLSGELGIDMFFLEKAAGQKDILEIEGAKFQVDLFDSFSNELQVEYLAGALAPDDEAQEEAMDTLDDMIMSWKTGDTQGLEKLVKSEEAETSAMKEFNEKLWNSRDTNMAEKVKGYLADPEGKTYFVVVGAGHMVGKTGIVAQLGGEYEIEQIK; from the coding sequence GTGAATAAAATAGTGAAAATAACAGCAGCACTGACAGCAATGATCATGTTATTCTCTTTGCAAATTAATGTGTTTGCAGAAGAACAGGTATCGTCTGCGGCTGATCAGCCTAGTTCATGGGCATCGGAAGGTATCAAGTGGTCGAAAGTATATGGGCTTGCTACTGACGATATGCAAAAAAATTATACTTCAAGTGTAACCCGTGAAGAATTATATAGTGTTTGTGAAAGCGTTTATGAGAAAGTTACAGGGGACCAAGTTGTTACCGCTGATGTAAAGAGTCCGTTTAGTGATACGAACAGCGATGCAGTATTAAAGGCATGTGCTGCAGGTATTCTTAATGGGTCAGGCAAATTTGAGCCACAAAAAGAAGCAACAAGATTGGATATGGTTACAGTTATATATAATGTGATTAAAGCAGCTCAGCCGGACTTTGATTTTAATACTTCTGCAGAGCTTGCATTCAAAGATGCAAAAACAATACCTGAGGGGTCAAGAGACATAGTGAAATATGCAGTATATAAAGGAATACTAAAAGGTAGAAGTAATGATACCTTGGATCTTAGGAGTAGTTGCAGCAGGCAGGAACTTATAGTGTTTGCCAAAAATGCTTATGAGTTTATCATATATGAAGAAGGAAGGGATTCAAAAGGAGCGTTCTGGAAAGTTAGTGATAAGGATAGCAGTGTTTATCTGCTTGGTTCGATACATGTAGCTGATTGGTCAATGTATCCGTTATCTAAAGATATATTGAATGCTTATGATAAAGCTGATTTTCTTGCTGTTGAAGCTAATATAACAAATGAACAGGAAGTTGCTATGTATATGCTTCAAAAGGCTTTGTACAAAGATGACAATACACTCTATAAAAATGTTCCTAAGGAAGTTTATGACCGCTTTGTAGAGGCTATTAAACCTTATGGTATTAAGCCGGAATTTTATAATAAGTTTAAACCATGGTATGCAGCATTGCTTGTACAAAATTTACAGATTACTGAGAATTCACTTAGCGGAGAGCTTGGAATAGATATGTTCTTCCTTGAAAAAGCTGCCGGGCAAAAAGATATATTAGAGATTGAAGGGGCAAAATTTCAGGTAGACTTGTTTGATTCCTTTTCAAATGAGCTTCAGGTAGAATATCTGGCAGGAGCATTAGCTCCTGATGATGAAGCACAGGAAGAAGCAATGGATACTCTTGATGACATGATAATGTCTTGGAAAACAGGTGATACGCAGGGATTGGAAAAGCTGGTGAAATCAGAAGAGGCTGAAACCAGTGCGATGAAAGAATTCAATGAAAAGTTGTGGAACTCAAGAGACACCAATATGGCGGAAAAGGTTAAGGGATATCTCGCTGACCCTGAAGGCAAAACGTACTTTGTAGTAGTCGGTGCAGGACATATGGTTGGGAAAACCGGTATTGTTGCTCAACTAGGCGGCGAATATGAAATAGAGCAAATAAAATAA
- a CDS encoding AraC family transcriptional regulator: MNAKEIISQCVDYIENNIYNKITLDDISQHTGISKYHLHRIFKSLTGEPLMEYVHSRKLTSSIRELINTNMRIIDIAYHYGFEYEQSYIRAFRKKFGYTPLRVRSGQISLIIQEKVNVNDILSLNSSVAYKPFFVFKNKFNLVGVQHKILSKSGDNIANTYGRDFFYNHKDRIQNSINPNIYFGYTDWSGNNDGYIYYMPSAQVSDLTCIPDGMTAISIPAHKYVVFRFVGFFSPAEIKGRQIGRLLVNLHKKWIYNSNFKFADTFRFEYIDISQSSDNYCELDIYQPITDLVDVMNRE, translated from the coding sequence ATGAATGCAAAAGAGATTATCTCACAGTGTGTAGATTATATTGAAAATAATATTTATAACAAGATTACATTAGATGATATTTCCCAGCATACAGGAATTTCAAAATACCACTTGCATAGAATATTTAAGTCACTTACAGGTGAGCCGTTGATGGAGTACGTCCATTCACGCAAACTGACTTCAAGTATTAGAGAACTTATTAACACCAATATGAGAATAATTGATATAGCTTATCACTATGGTTTTGAATACGAACAATCATATATCAGGGCTTTTAGAAAAAAGTTCGGATATACACCGCTTAGAGTCAGGTCTGGCCAGATATCGTTAATAATTCAGGAAAAGGTAAATGTTAATGACATTTTGTCATTGAACAGTTCTGTAGCCTACAAGCCATTTTTTGTATTTAAAAACAAGTTTAATTTGGTAGGGGTGCAGCACAAGATTTTAAGTAAATCTGGTGATAATATTGCCAATACTTACGGACGCGATTTCTTTTATAACCATAAAGATAGAATTCAAAATTCCATAAACCCTAATATATATTTTGGTTATACTGACTGGAGCGGGAACAATGATGGCTATATTTATTATATGCCTTCAGCTCAGGTTTCTGATCTGACATGTATACCGGACGGAATGACTGCTATTTCAATACCTGCCCATAAATATGTTGTGTTTAGGTTTGTAGGATTTTTCAGCCCTGCAGAGATAAAGGGAAGGCAAATAGGGCGATTACTTGTCAATCTTCACAAAAAGTGGATTTATAATTCCAACTTTAAATTTGCGGACACCTTCAGGTTTGAATATATAGATATTAGCCAGTCTTCGGATAATTACTGTGAACTTGACATATATCAACCAATAACTGATTTAGTGGATGTAATGAACCGGGAATAG
- a CDS encoding dockerin type I repeat-containing protein, which translates to MKRIIKRLLAALVVLCMVAALLPAMSYEVVKAEETNEMDVGDYVQFGQYWDDPIVWRVINKNDDGSLMLYSDRILCCKAFDANGDTTDGRDDAEGNRVKYGSNNWEKSNLREWLNSEDTVVQYSHQKPDAEHLRLQYNYSTGEDGPGYNPYDKESGFLSNFTKAEQDVIAPYEHDVILSEVDKDIRTGGSEEYIQTRSSFQFPESYDFRIDIESYLAAGQNFWIYDPKSCENANINTPIKIKTDYTRNVELTIEGDTYRITLDRIIDGKPAVYEKSGTIDKDEINFIIIDNYPLHVVENQHIGANVNIVNNSGKKINIYQPNYSKRVMTRDRDGEVILGTSEKENALVITSPLINNINNSYYKNIMDKVFLLDTNQLTNYVYNRGWEFKSIPTFQAVLNSDYKYEGYFNDKDTWFNWILAPLGSGVRLADGLGEASSLAYDGSIGVCPALNLKAGVKTSGGDGSQSDPFVVLGEEGFESPIARSDVGSVPLTSNYVVVGDYYSKKPIAGASIKIGDQIVKTDMNGMVELDSLPEGKYDLNIEATDYQSHACVYDLKLGRVEIFYLKPDKQFLEPYITKINLNDGNRDYDLLRQVKEYRKISSDSDIKLEDYCCIKMEAERRGKTVKYILSQGWDKKLESVSGQFDAVAIGRTFEPGKKIYAIVQAEDGTSSEPIATNLSVFSSRFEGSIGSESEGSLNLGSKTGVTIPGNLPVIGGAEINFGFGDIPLTYSEEGDNFKIAFGLKKEAGVEEDVTKSKQSWSNLKKAIKEFKTNRDDFSKFKDLNKMLNTKKACLTTVVGWDTEAEVCGYIEGVKQKNGSLIVSEGSLLLNFGFKASKSMQYIVGPVPVYLTVEGGIKVETLSEITKYILESNEVILNTDLKFIPRFELEGGVGVVGVCTVGASGEAELEFLLKYPENYAKISLTGKMNLKAKALIFEAKKEIAKGTWNIYEGNVAKDSGIKMAPNYKPLDVYDEASYTVMPRDYINKPSVWSGDSKLKRSLGVMLSSDYTNKEVKTLQTNIYPDAQPQLAIAGDKRVMVWVADNAERSAVNRTMLVYSIYDNATDTWSAPVAVDDNSTADFYPSLASDNENLYLVWQDSNKVFDDSVTLEDAAASGEIAVAKFNPETNTFDNASKLTDNDTVDTQPQIAVEGGKAFVVWTSNSENNLFGNSGQNTIYYSELNTGTWSSPTVLVSGLNAVTSLDAGYMDNSFRTAYVTDQDNDLDTIDDRDVSIATPDEEVIKLTNNQTMDSAPVFADFDGSNALYWYNDSNISYLTSISGIPSTIFEEAQHGLRDDFEVVNNCTGKTAVIWTGTEEGITEINAVMYDKDKGLWSEDVKISDIGSKVQFPSGVFDENGNFNIAFNKLTTTEEGIEQSDLCTVKVTPSYNIAVNDVSFDPKNMIPGSEMPIEVEVENKGELSVDQFKIDVSGENGSKNSVVETVTILPGETKVINATLHVGDIVKKSKYTVTVTPSAGNEFDTSDNAKEFTAGYTDIALDIEQNSFEDMDTVTVNLSNLSHVCTGAKLKIREGSIDGNVIDTKEIANIVNGQNLSYIYNIDKNTLKYAEGIKQLYFTVESDVEEISTGDNSDFVVISEPMPEFVYGDVNDDGLVNSIDFGYMRLYLIGMRQDFPSNNGKAAADVTGDGLVNSIDFAYMRQYLIGMINKFPIEMK; encoded by the coding sequence TTGAAAAGAATTATTAAAAGGCTATTGGCAGCTTTAGTTGTTTTATGCATGGTAGCAGCGTTGCTGCCTGCAATGAGTTATGAAGTTGTTAAGGCGGAAGAAACAAATGAAATGGATGTTGGTGACTATGTGCAGTTTGGGCAATACTGGGATGATCCTATTGTTTGGAGAGTAATTAATAAAAATGATGATGGAAGTTTGATGTTGTATTCTGACAGAATTCTTTGTTGTAAAGCTTTTGATGCAAATGGTGATACTACCGATGGTAGGGATGATGCTGAGGGAAACAGAGTAAAGTATGGTAGTAACAATTGGGAAAAAAGTAATCTTCGTGAATGGCTGAACAGTGAAGACACTGTTGTACAATATAGTCACCAAAAACCTGATGCTGAGCATTTACGATTGCAATACAATTATTCTACAGGAGAAGATGGACCTGGATATAATCCATATGATAAAGAATCAGGATTTTTATCTAATTTTACAAAAGCCGAACAAGATGTTATTGCGCCTTATGAACATGATGTGATATTGTCAGAAGTGGACAAGGATATACGTACTGGTGGAAGTGAGGAGTATATTCAAACGAGATCATCATTTCAGTTTCCGGAAAGTTATGATTTTAGAATAGATATAGAAAGCTATTTAGCAGCAGGTCAAAATTTTTGGATTTATGATCCGAAAAGTTGTGAGAATGCTAATATAAATACTCCAATTAAAATTAAGACCGATTATACTAGGAATGTTGAGCTTACTATAGAAGGTGATACCTATAGGATTACTCTTGATCGTATAATTGATGGGAAGCCTGCGGTATATGAAAAGAGTGGTACAATAGATAAAGACGAAATAAATTTTATAATTATAGATAATTATCCATTGCATGTTGTAGAAAATCAACATATAGGAGCAAACGTCAACATCGTTAATAATTCGGGAAAGAAAATTAATATTTATCAACCAAATTACTCGAAGAGAGTGATGACTAGAGACCGGGATGGAGAGGTAATATTAGGAACATCAGAAAAAGAAAACGCATTAGTAATTACTTCACCACTAATAAATAACATTAATAATTCTTACTATAAAAATATTATGGACAAAGTGTTTCTTCTTGATACTAATCAACTAACAAATTATGTATATAATAGAGGGTGGGAGTTTAAAAGTATTCCGACTTTTCAGGCAGTCCTAAATTCAGATTATAAATATGAAGGATATTTTAATGACAAAGATACTTGGTTTAACTGGATTCTTGCTCCTTTAGGATCAGGTGTAAGATTAGCTGATGGGCTTGGAGAGGCAAGTTCTTTAGCATACGATGGAAGTATTGGAGTTTGTCCAGCACTAAACCTAAAGGCGGGTGTAAAAACATCAGGTGGCGATGGCAGCCAATCAGATCCGTTTGTTGTTTTGGGGGAAGAAGGTTTTGAGAGCCCCATAGCAAGAAGTGATGTGGGCAGCGTTCCATTAACCTCAAATTATGTAGTTGTGGGTGATTACTACTCAAAGAAGCCGATTGCAGGAGCGTCAATAAAAATTGGTGACCAGATTGTAAAAACAGATATGAATGGTATGGTTGAACTTGATAGTCTTCCTGAAGGGAAATATGATTTGAATATTGAAGCAACAGACTATCAAAGTCACGCTTGTGTTTATGACTTAAAACTTGGAAGGGTGGAAATATTCTATCTAAAACCGGACAAGCAGTTTCTTGAACCATACATAACGAAAATAAACTTAAACGATGGAAATAGAGATTATGACCTGTTAAGACAAGTAAAAGAATACAGGAAAATTTCCAGTGATTCGGATATAAAATTGGAGGATTACTGTTGTATTAAAATGGAAGCTGAAAGAAGAGGTAAAACAGTAAAGTACATATTGTCGCAGGGCTGGGATAAAAAACTAGAAAGTGTGTCAGGTCAATTTGATGCTGTAGCTATAGGTCGGACATTTGAACCAGGGAAAAAGATTTATGCAATTGTCCAAGCTGAAGACGGAACTAGCTCAGAACCTATTGCTACTAATCTTTCAGTATTTAGTTCCAGGTTTGAGGGGAGTATTGGAAGTGAAAGCGAAGGTTCATTAAATCTAGGATCAAAAACAGGGGTGACAATACCAGGTAACTTACCTGTTATTGGTGGTGCGGAAATTAATTTTGGTTTTGGGGACATTCCTTTAACTTATTCTGAAGAAGGTGACAACTTCAAGATTGCCTTTGGTTTAAAAAAAGAGGCAGGAGTGGAGGAAGACGTAACTAAATCCAAACAGAGTTGGTCAAATTTGAAGAAGGCAATTAAAGAGTTTAAAACTAATCGCGATGATTTCAGCAAGTTCAAAGACTTAAATAAGATGCTTAATACAAAGAAAGCCTGTTTGACAACAGTTGTTGGTTGGGATACCGAAGCTGAAGTCTGTGGGTATATAGAAGGGGTGAAGCAGAAAAATGGTTCGCTTATAGTATCAGAAGGGTCTCTTTTGTTAAATTTTGGATTTAAAGCTAGCAAGTCAATGCAATATATTGTTGGGCCTGTCCCGGTTTATTTGACAGTAGAAGGTGGTATTAAAGTAGAAACTTTAAGTGAGATAACAAAATATATTTTGGAGTCCAATGAAGTAATTCTAAATACTGATTTGAAATTTATTCCACGTTTCGAATTGGAAGGTGGAGTAGGTGTTGTTGGGGTTTGTACTGTTGGAGCATCAGGAGAAGCAGAACTGGAATTTTTACTAAAGTACCCTGAGAATTATGCTAAAATATCATTAACTGGAAAAATGAATTTAAAAGCCAAAGCATTAATTTTTGAAGCAAAGAAAGAAATAGCTAAGGGTACATGGAATATCTATGAAGGAAATGTAGCAAAAGATTCGGGAATCAAGATGGCACCAAATTATAAACCACTGGATGTATATGATGAGGCCAGCTATACTGTTATGCCAAGAGACTACATTAACAAACCTTCTGTCTGGAGTGGAGATAGTAAGTTAAAGAGATCGCTGGGTGTAATGCTATCATCAGATTATACAAATAAAGAGGTTAAGACCCTCCAGACCAATATTTATCCTGATGCACAGCCACAGTTGGCAATAGCAGGTGATAAAAGGGTTATGGTTTGGGTTGCAGATAATGCCGAAAGATCGGCAGTTAATAGAACAATGCTAGTATACTCAATATATGATAATGCTACAGATACATGGAGTGCTCCTGTAGCTGTTGATGACAACAGCACAGCAGACTTTTACCCAAGTTTGGCATCGGACAATGAAAATCTTTATTTAGTGTGGCAGGACAGCAATAAAGTATTTGATGATTCAGTAACACTTGAAGATGCTGCAGCATCGGGTGAAATTGCTGTTGCAAAATTTAATCCGGAAACAAATACTTTTGATAATGCATCTAAGCTTACAGATAATGACACAGTTGATACACAGCCACAGATAGCTGTTGAAGGTGGTAAAGCCTTTGTTGTATGGACAAGCAATAGTGAAAACAACCTGTTTGGAAATTCGGGACAAAACACTATATATTATTCAGAATTGAACACCGGAACCTGGTCAAGCCCAACTGTGTTGGTGAGTGGCCTTAATGCAGTTACATCGCTTGATGCAGGCTATATGGATAATTCATTCAGAACTGCTTATGTGACAGATCAGGATAATGACTTAGATACTATTGATGACAGAGATGTATCTATAGCAACACCAGATGAAGAGGTGATTAAACTTACCAATAACCAAACGATGGATTCAGCTCCTGTGTTTGCAGATTTTGATGGCTCAAATGCTTTGTATTGGTATAATGACAGCAATATTTCGTATTTGACCAGTATATCAGGCATACCTTCAACAATATTTGAAGAGGCTCAGCATGGATTAAGAGATGACTTTGAGGTTGTTAACAATTGTACGGGAAAAACCGCTGTAATATGGACGGGTACGGAAGAAGGGATAACTGAAATAAATGCTGTCATGTATGATAAAGATAAAGGTCTTTGGAGTGAGGATGTGAAAATTTCTGATATAGGAAGTAAAGTTCAATTCCCAAGTGGTGTATTTGATGAAAACGGTAATTTTAACATTGCTTTTAATAAATTGACTACAACTGAGGAAGGTATAGAACAATCGGATTTGTGTACTGTAAAGGTTACACCTTCTTATAACATTGCAGTAAATGATGTAAGTTTCGACCCCAAAAATATGATACCAGGTTCAGAAATGCCCATAGAAGTTGAGGTTGAGAATAAAGGTGAACTTAGTGTTGATCAATTTAAAATTGATGTTAGTGGTGAAAACGGAAGTAAGAACTCTGTAGTTGAGACGGTAACAATTTTACCAGGAGAGACAAAAGTAATCAATGCAACGTTGCATGTAGGTGATATTGTTAAAAAAAGCAAGTATACTGTTACAGTTACACCATCTGCAGGAAATGAATTTGATACAAGTGATAATGCAAAGGAATTTACAGCAGGCTACACTGATATTGCTTTAGACATTGAGCAAAATAGTTTTGAAGACATGGATACTGTAACTGTTAATCTCTCTAATTTGAGCCATGTTTGTACAGGTGCTAAATTAAAAATTAGGGAAGGTTCAATTGATGGAAATGTAATTGATACAAAGGAAATTGCTAATATAGTAAATGGCCAGAATCTATCATACATATACAATATTGACAAAAATACACTTAAATACGCAGAAGGTATAAAACAGCTTTACTTTACCGTAGAATCAGATGTAGAAGAAATATCTACAGGTGATAATAGTGATTTCGTTGTTATAAGTGAACCAATGCCGGAATTTGTTTACGGAGATGTAAATGATGATGGTTTGGTTAATAGTATAGACTTCGGATATATGAGACTGTATTTGATAGGAATGCGACAGGACTTTCCTTCAAATAATGGTAAAGCTGCAGCAGATGTGACTGGTGACGGATTAGTTAATAGTATAGACTTTGCCTATATGAGGCAATATTTGATAGGAATGATAAATAAATTTCCAATAGAGATGAAGTGA
- a CDS encoding IS110 family transposase, with product MSNSLLVGIDVSLKDNKVRILHPDGTSLAKFVVLNSVPGANTLSKKLHNSLKKQL from the coding sequence TTGTCAAATTCATTGTTGGTAGGTATTGATGTTAGTCTCAAAGACAATAAAGTCCGTATCCTCCATCCTGATGGAACCAGTCTTGCTAAATTTGTTGTTTTAAACTCAGTTCCAGGTGCAAATACTCTCTCTAAAAAGTTACACAACTCGCTGAAAAAACAACTTTGA